One Helicobacter suis HS1 genomic window, GCCCGCGCATCCGTGCTAGATGCCTATTACACCCCTAAGATGATAGTAGATGCCATTTATGAGGCTTTGGAGCATTTTGGGTTTAACAAGGATGGCAACACCAAAGAAATCTTTGAGCCTAGTGTGGGAGCGGGGAATTTTTTAAGCTATGCCCCAGCTAATGCTCACTACCACTTCAGTGCTACAGAAATAGATAGTGTGGGTGTGAGGATTGCCAAAACCCTCCATCCTAACCAAAATATCCAGCTTAAGAAGTTTGAAGAATTTACTTTCACCCATGATTTTGATGCCTTTGTGGGTAATCCTCCCTATGGAAAGGATGTCATTTACGATGGAGATAAGGATTTAAGCGGGGCAAGTGTGCACAACTACTTTGTGGGCAAAGCCCTTAAACACTTAAAAGAAGATGGCATTCTAGCCTTTGTCATCACTAGCTCTTTTTTAGATGCAAAAGATAGTAAAATGCGTGAGCACATCGCCAAGCAAGCTAGCTTCTTAGGAGCGATTAGATTGCCTAGTAATGTGTTCAAGGGCACAGGCACGGAAGTTACGACAGATGTCATATTCTTTAAAAAGGGACAAGATACAGAGCTCAACCAAGATTTTATGCGCTCTGCCCCCTATTACAGGGTAGGTGAAAAGCTAGATTTAGATGTGCTCACTGCTCACAAAAAATTGATCAAAGGCACAACTGCCCACGAGCATCTTAGACTAGCTAAGGACATTGATAAACTTTTAGGGATTAACAAGGCTGCTAGCACGCCAGAGTTAGTTGTCCCAGATTGGGATGAGGCACAAAAGGAGCAAATACACGCTTTTTTTGAAAAGAATAAAAAAGAACTCTTGGGTTTTTGCCTCAATGAGTATTTTATCAACCACCCTGAGCACATCTTGGGGAATCTGCAGGCGCGCGTGGCTAACAAGGGTATGGAGCTCACCAACACCCCTCAAGCCTCTTTAGATTTAAAGCAAGCCATCTCTTCTCTCATCTCTACTTTGCCAAAGGACATTTACAGATATAGAAAGACGGAGTATCCTCAAGGGCTTGTGATTTTAGATCGCTCACACCACAAGTTTGCCCAATATGCCCAAATCTGTGCAAACGCAAAAGCGGGCAATTATGTAGAGTTTGAAGGAGAGATTTACAGATTCAAGGCTGCAGATTGGGATGTGGATACCTTAGATAAAGTTTACCTCTTAGAACAAGTCCCCACCATCAAAACAAAAATGCAAAAAAAGCGCATCCAAGCTTTCATCCCTCTAAGAGATGCGCTCCATGACTTAATCCAAGCAGAGCTCAACCCTTTAAGCACCGATGGGGAGTTAGAAACCAAGAGAAAAAAGCTCAATGCTCTCTATGATGGGTTTGTGAAAACCTTTGGCTATTTGAATGAAAACAAAAACCGCAAAGACCTTAAAGGGGACTTGTATGGCTTTAGAGTCTTGGGCTTAGAAAGAGACTTTGATAAGGGCATTAACAAAGCCCAAGCACAGGCTCAAGGCTTATCTCTTAGAAAACCCAGCGCTCAAAAAGCAGACATTTTTTTCAAGCGCACCCTAGCCCCTCAAAAAACATTCACGATCAACAATGCCAAAGAGGCTTTAATGGCGAGTGTGAGCCAAACGGGGGGATTAGATTTAGCCTTTATTGCTGAGCATTTTGTAAGTCAAAGTATAGAGAAAACACTAGAGGAACTTTTAGAGCAAAAATTGATTTTTAAGAGCCATT contains:
- a CDS encoding N-6 DNA methylase, which encodes MSNFFDSSQEGKEFLELLRTIDRGQYIQARASVLDAYYTPKMIVDAIYEALEHFGFNKDGNTKEIFEPSVGAGNFLSYAPANAHYHFSATEIDSVGVRIAKTLHPNQNIQLKKFEEFTFTHDFDAFVGNPPYGKDVIYDGDKDLSGASVHNYFVGKALKHLKEDGILAFVITSSFLDAKDSKMREHIAKQASFLGAIRLPSNVFKGTGTEVTTDVIFFKKGQDTELNQDFMRSAPYYRVGEKLDLDVLTAHKKLIKGTTAHEHLRLAKDIDKLLGINKAASTPELVVPDWDEAQKEQIHAFFEKNKKELLGFCLNEYFINHPEHILGNLQARVANKGMELTNTPQASLDLKQAISSLISTLPKDIYRYRKTEYPQGLVILDRSHHKFAQYAQICANAKAGNYVEFEGEIYRFKAADWDVDTLDKVYLLEQVPTIKTKMQKKRIQAFIPLRDALHDLIQAELNPLSTDGELETKRKKLNALYDGFVKTFGYLNENKNRKDLKGDLYGFRVLGLERDFDKGINKAQAQAQGLSLRKPSAQKADIFFKRTLAPQKTFTINNAKEALMASVSQTGGLDLAFIAEHFVSQSIEKTLEELLEQKLIFKSHLENSSYVLASDYLSGNVKQKLKEAKQAIEAGREDLIENVQALEAIIPVDIKAIDIALHLGTPWIPPTYYEQFLLEQVREHYRLLNLERTKKRVCRKVPLCG